One stretch of Clostridia bacterium DNA includes these proteins:
- a CDS encoding amino acid ABC transporter permease — translation MDSLQFIWSVLPVLLKGMVMTIQLAVLAILFGTIIGLLIALMKIDHRPWLNKIGGLYTWFFRGIPLLVQLIFLYYGLPAIGIVLTPYAAAVIGLSLCGGAYIAEIIRAGIQSIEKGQMEAALSLGMTYGQAMRRVIIPQTYRRLLPPMGNEFITLLKDVSLVSVITMVDLLRSAQLLNQTYFRPFELYATVAVIYLILTSIFTVIVGYMEKKLTLPE, via the coding sequence ATGGATTCCTTACAGTTTATTTGGTCGGTTCTGCCTGTTTTGTTAAAAGGAATGGTCATGACCATCCAGTTGGCCGTCTTGGCCATTCTTTTTGGCACCATCATTGGGCTGCTGATAGCCTTGATGAAAATTGATCACCGGCCTTGGCTTAATAAAATTGGGGGATTATACACCTGGTTTTTCCGGGGAATCCCCCTTTTGGTTCAACTAATTTTCCTGTACTACGGCCTGCCGGCCATTGGAATTGTTCTGACACCCTATGCGGCAGCGGTCATAGGTTTAAGCCTTTGCGGGGGTGCCTATATTGCGGAAATTATCAGGGCCGGCATCCAATCTATCGAAAAAGGACAAATGGAAGCGGCCCTGTCTTTAGGTATGACCTACGGCCAGGCCATGCGCCGGGTCATTATCCCGCAGACTTATCGCCGCTTGTTGCCTCCCATGGGAAATGAATTCATTACTCTATTGAAAGACGTTTCTCTGGTTTCTGTTATCACCATGGTGGACCTGCTCCGCTCGGCTCAATTGCTGAACCAAACATATTTCCGTCCTTTTGAGCTGTATGCCACCGTGGCGGTCATCTACCTGATCCTTACGAGTATTTTTACTGTGATCGTAGGATATATGGAAAAGAAACTCACCTTACCTGAATGA
- a CDS encoding 4Fe-4S dicluster domain-containing protein, whose protein sequence is MPPISRRTFIKRAVASSVAGTVALSGAGKWARAATGSGAVGTLIDLSKCNGCKERPVPACVEACRTENKEKFPRVEVKDIPNYWPQKKHEDWSGKQDLINRLTPYNWTYVETVQVEHEGRQYELHIQRRCMHCDNPPCANLCPFSAQEKTPEGPVLINHSLCFGGAKCRDVCPWQIPQRQAGVGLYMQVAPKYVGGGVMYKCDLCYDRIKAGGVPACVEACPREALLFGAKETMLQEARARAQGMNGYIYGEVENGGTSTFYVSPVPFEKIHEALVEKGAVPGMKPEVENYLDSVNGIAKSLVIAPLAGIFAAGYAAVKTMKGEE, encoded by the coding sequence TTGCCGCCTATTTCGAGGAGGACTTTCATCAAAAGAGCCGTTGCGTCGAGTGTCGCAGGCACTGTCGCTTTGTCGGGAGCCGGGAAATGGGCAAGGGCTGCGACCGGCAGTGGAGCCGTGGGCACTTTAATTGATTTAAGTAAGTGTAATGGGTGTAAGGAACGGCCCGTGCCGGCTTGTGTGGAGGCCTGCCGGACGGAGAATAAAGAAAAGTTTCCCCGGGTAGAAGTAAAAGACATCCCCAACTACTGGCCGCAGAAAAAGCATGAGGACTGGTCCGGCAAACAGGACTTGATAAATCGCCTGACGCCGTACAATTGGACCTACGTAGAAACGGTCCAGGTGGAACATGAGGGCCGGCAGTATGAGCTGCACATTCAACGCAGGTGCATGCACTGCGACAACCCGCCTTGTGCCAACCTGTGCCCATTCAGTGCTCAGGAAAAGACCCCGGAAGGCCCGGTGTTAATTAATCACTCTCTTTGCTTTGGAGGAGCCAAGTGCCGTGACGTCTGTCCCTGGCAGATACCGCAGCGACAGGCGGGGGTGGGTTTATACATGCAGGTGGCGCCAAAGTACGTGGGTGGCGGTGTAATGTACAAATGTGATCTCTGTTATGACAGGATTAAGGCGGGAGGAGTACCGGCTTGTGTGGAAGCCTGCCCCCGGGAGGCCCTGTTGTTTGGTGCAAAGGAAACAATGTTACAAGAAGCCCGGGCCAGGGCCCAAGGGATGAACGGTTACATTTATGGTGAGGTTGAAAACGGTGGGACCTCTACCTTTTACGTATCGCCGGTACCTTTCGAGAAAATCCATGAGGCCCTGGTTGAGAAAGGGGCAGTCCCGGGTATGAAACCGGAGGTAGAGAATTACCTGGATTCGGTGAACGGCATCGCTAAGAGTCTGGTCATTGCCCCGCTGGCCGGGATTTTTGCCGCCGGCTATGCTGCGGTCAAAACCATGAAAGGGGAGGAATAG
- a CDS encoding manganese catalase family protein: MWVYEKKLEYPAKVSKPDARMAKLLLAQYGGPDGELSAALRYLTQRYTMPTGKAKGLLTDIGTEELAHLEIIATLVYKLMKNASLEEIKEASAAGYYIHHDRALYYVDANGVPWTAAYIQSTGDPVTDLHEDMAAEQKARTTYEHLIQMTDDPDLIDTLRFLREREVVHFQRFGEALNSVQEHYAHKWAF, from the coding sequence ATGTGGGTTTATGAAAAGAAGTTGGAATACCCGGCTAAAGTGAGCAAACCTGACGCAAGAATGGCCAAACTGCTCCTGGCCCAATACGGGGGACCGGACGGTGAGCTGTCCGCAGCTTTACGCTATCTCACCCAGCGTTATACCATGCCCACCGGTAAAGCCAAAGGTTTGTTAACCGATATCGGCACGGAAGAGCTGGCTCATCTTGAGATTATTGCCACCCTTGTATATAAGCTCATGAAAAATGCATCCCTGGAAGAAATCAAAGAGGCCAGCGCCGCAGGATACTATATCCACCATGACCGGGCCCTTTACTATGTGGACGCCAACGGCGTGCCCTGGACCGCCGCTTACATTCAATCCACCGGAGACCCGGTGACGGACCTCCACGAAGACATGGCGGCAGAACAGAAGGCCCGTACCACTTACGAGCATTTAATTCAGATGACCGACGACCCGGATTTAATTGATACCCTCAGGTTCCTCCGGGAAAGGGAAGTGGTGCATTTCCAGCGCTTTGGGGAAGCTCTCAACAGCGTGCAGGAGCACTATGCCCACAAGTGGGCTTTCTAG
- a CDS encoding MFS transporter has product MSVNPELIKSNVSIKPDYRVLVLLSLGHLAADINQGALPVILPRLFTEYGLSYTLAATIMMVFNFSSSIIQPVFGWYSDRKTALWLLPGGVLLASLGMALMGFAGNLGLILLLVLLSGIGVASYHPEGSKAAHFASGTAKASAMSIFSVGGNLGYGLGAAIMAAFLAVGGVKGTVYLLIPGIIVAGLLWHYLPYIPSAPRGSGAAKGGAPESSGSQVYWKPLILLCIIVVLRSFIQTGLTTFIPLYLVTYLGASESYGSTLISVFLLSGAVGTVLGGPLADRMGKTKLIAWSMGLMPPLILLFLFAPPWLSVIALSLTGGVLISTFSSTIVLGQSFMPNAVGIASGLMLGFAIGTGGLGAVLLGLVADHLGIDVTMLTIAFLPAVGLLLSLIFAKVQRKYVGVVS; this is encoded by the coding sequence TTGTCAGTTAATCCTGAATTGATTAAGAGCAACGTGTCAATCAAGCCGGACTATCGTGTGTTAGTGTTGTTGAGTTTGGGTCATTTGGCCGCTGACATCAATCAGGGTGCTTTACCTGTGATTCTGCCCAGGTTGTTCACTGAGTACGGGTTGTCCTATACCTTGGCGGCTACCATCATGATGGTTTTTAATTTTAGCTCTTCCATCATCCAGCCTGTTTTCGGTTGGTATAGTGACAGGAAAACAGCCTTATGGTTACTGCCGGGAGGAGTGTTGCTGGCCTCTTTAGGGATGGCCTTGATGGGATTTGCCGGGAATCTCGGCCTTATTTTATTACTGGTTCTGCTGAGCGGCATCGGAGTCGCCAGTTACCATCCCGAAGGTTCTAAAGCTGCTCATTTTGCCAGCGGTACCGCCAAAGCATCAGCCATGTCCATTTTTTCCGTTGGGGGTAATTTAGGTTATGGTTTGGGAGCGGCTATTATGGCAGCCTTTCTTGCGGTGGGGGGAGTGAAGGGGACAGTCTACCTATTGATTCCGGGGATTATTGTCGCAGGGCTGCTGTGGCATTACTTGCCCTACATACCCAGTGCACCCCGTGGCTCCGGCGCGGCGAAAGGTGGTGCGCCTGAAAGTTCCGGCAGCCAGGTGTACTGGAAGCCCCTCATCCTGTTGTGCATCATCGTAGTGCTGCGATCTTTCATTCAGACTGGGCTCACTACCTTCATCCCTCTTTATCTTGTGACTTATCTCGGGGCGTCGGAGAGTTACGGCAGCACGCTGATTTCCGTTTTCCTATTGTCAGGTGCTGTCGGTACCGTGTTGGGGGGACCCTTAGCGGACCGCATGGGTAAAACGAAATTAATCGCCTGGTCCATGGGTTTAATGCCGCCGTTGATTCTGTTGTTCCTGTTTGCGCCGCCCTGGCTAAGCGTGATAGCCTTAAGCCTGACCGGCGGGGTATTGATTTCCACGTTTTCTTCTACCATCGTGCTGGGCCAGTCTTTCATGCCCAACGCCGTCGGGATTGCTTCGGGGCTGATGCTGGGGTTTGCCATCGGTACCGGTGGACTGGGGGCCGTGTTACTGGGATTGGTGGCTGACCACCTGGGGATTGATGTGACGATGTTGACCATAGCTTTCTTGCCGGCCGTTGGCTTGCTGCTGTCTCTCATCTTCGCTAAAGTGCAGCGGAAGTACGTCGGTGTGGTGAGCTAA
- a CDS encoding sodium/proline symporter, whose amino-acid sequence MNVEASFQVIIAMTLYILMVIVIGLYYAGRASESSHNFLIGGRSLGPWVTAMAAEASDMSGWLLMGLPGVAYWCGLADAAWTAIGLAIGTYLNWLFVAKRLRVYSHVAGDAITIPDFLSNRFKEEKKVILTIAALFILIFFSVYAASCFVTVGKLFSTLFNTSYVSMMIAGAVFVVLYTFIGGFLAESASDFMQGVVMFFALSVVLIFGVAHAGGIGAVIANAKSIPGFFEFFGIAQPQVVDGVQQLGAGGRPVFGDAAVYGFITIVSTLSWGLGYFGMPQVLLKFMAIRDSVELTMSRRIAVVWVVISLTAAVFIGLIGRILYPAELLTQSAAERIFIVMSMDFFVPFVAGIVMAGILAATISSSDSYLLIAASALSKNIYQGILKRDATDKQVLLVSRLTLLIVALVAMVIALDENSVIFMVVSFAWAGFGATFGPIMLFSLFWKRVTRAGAIAGMITGGSMVFIWKLLIRPLGGAFNIYELLPAFLLSCLAIVIVSYLSPEESKEIQDEFDLVRNMVA is encoded by the coding sequence ATGAACGTGGAGGCAAGCTTTCAAGTTATCATTGCAATGACCCTTTATATTTTGATGGTCATAGTCATTGGACTGTATTATGCTGGACGTGCAAGTGAAAGTAGTCATAATTTCTTGATTGGCGGTAGATCCCTTGGTCCTTGGGTTACCGCCATGGCGGCAGAAGCTTCTGATATGAGCGGTTGGCTGTTGATGGGGCTGCCGGGCGTTGCTTACTGGTGTGGTTTGGCTGACGCAGCCTGGACGGCTATTGGACTTGCCATCGGTACGTATTTAAACTGGTTGTTCGTGGCCAAAAGGCTTCGGGTTTACTCCCATGTGGCCGGAGATGCCATTACCATCCCGGACTTTCTCAGCAATAGGTTCAAGGAAGAAAAGAAAGTTATCCTTACTATTGCAGCTTTGTTTATTCTCATATTTTTCAGTGTTTATGCTGCCAGCTGCTTTGTCACCGTTGGGAAACTATTCAGCACCTTATTTAATACCTCGTATGTGTCTATGATGATTGCCGGTGCCGTATTTGTGGTGCTTTATACGTTCATCGGCGGCTTTCTGGCCGAAAGTGCTTCCGATTTTATGCAGGGTGTAGTCATGTTCTTTGCGTTGTCTGTGGTATTGATTTTTGGCGTGGCCCATGCCGGAGGCATTGGGGCTGTGATCGCCAACGCAAAATCCATACCTGGCTTTTTTGAGTTCTTTGGCATTGCCCAACCTCAGGTCGTCGACGGTGTGCAGCAACTTGGGGCCGGCGGTCGGCCTGTATTTGGTGATGCAGCCGTCTACGGGTTTATCACCATTGTTTCAACTTTATCCTGGGGCTTGGGATACTTTGGCATGCCGCAAGTCTTGTTGAAGTTTATGGCTATTAGGGATTCGGTGGAGCTAACCATGTCCAGGAGAATCGCGGTGGTTTGGGTCGTTATTTCTCTTACGGCGGCTGTTTTCATTGGACTCATAGGCCGTATCCTTTATCCGGCGGAGCTGCTTACGCAAAGTGCGGCGGAAAGAATCTTTATTGTCATGTCCATGGACTTTTTCGTACCTTTTGTGGCCGGCATTGTGATGGCCGGTATCCTAGCGGCAACCATCAGTTCTTCAGATTCCTACCTGCTGATTGCTGCTTCTGCTCTTTCTAAGAATATCTATCAAGGCATCTTGAAAAGGGATGCCACGGACAAGCAGGTGTTGCTGGTTTCCAGGCTGACGCTCCTCATTGTTGCGCTGGTGGCCATGGTGATTGCCTTGGATGAGAACAGCGTAATTTTCATGGTTGTTTCCTTTGCCTGGGCCGGCTTCGGTGCCACTTTTGGCCCGATCATGCTGTTCTCCCTTTTCTGGAAGAGAGTGACGCGAGCCGGGGCCATTGCCGGCATGATCACCGGCGGCAGTATGGTATTCATCTGGAAGCTGCTCATCCGGCCTTTGGGCGGTGCATTTAACATTTACGAACTGCTGCCGGCATTCCTGTTGTCATGTCTTGCTATTGTGATTGTATCTTACCTGTCGCCTGAAGAGTCCAAAGAAATCCAAGACGAATTTGACCTGGTACGGAATATGGTGGCTTAA
- a CDS encoding polyprenyl synthetase family protein: MKTILSFRQNEQIRDLMAGTGFLPELAAVETKLRAILSENCGAVKEVSQYLLEAGGKRIRPMLACLSGRLLNADFEDVVTCASAIELIHMASLVHDDIIDNADTRRGLPSINARWGNHVAVLTGDFLFARAFRLLSSARLLPVLELVVDAIEAMCDGEIEQSLARGKCIQSEALYLERIEKKTGKLIVASCSVGPLLAGSEPIKLFSLQNYGRWLGYAFQIIDDILDLKGDSKTLGKPTGLDLSQGYFTLPLIKLVHHPQYGSRTGELLDRLPGDPAALQELTSLLEDSGAIHAAQEEAKMFVEAAKEQLGVFPSSNATKMLASIADYVLERMH, encoded by the coding sequence ATGAAAACAATATTATCTTTTCGCCAAAATGAACAAATCCGGGACCTCATGGCCGGCACCGGTTTCCTGCCGGAATTGGCCGCAGTAGAAACAAAACTGCGCGCCATCCTGAGCGAGAATTGCGGCGCCGTCAAAGAAGTGTCCCAGTACCTCTTGGAAGCGGGCGGCAAAAGAATCCGCCCCATGTTGGCCTGTCTTTCAGGGCGACTCCTCAACGCCGATTTTGAGGACGTGGTAACATGCGCCTCCGCCATCGAATTAATCCATATGGCTTCACTGGTTCATGATGATATTATTGATAATGCAGATACGCGGCGCGGTCTACCTTCTATCAACGCTCGTTGGGGCAACCATGTGGCTGTCTTGACCGGGGATTTCTTGTTCGCCAGGGCTTTTCGCTTGCTTTCTTCTGCTCGTTTATTACCCGTGCTGGAACTGGTGGTTGACGCCATTGAAGCCATGTGCGACGGTGAAATAGAGCAATCACTGGCCAGGGGTAAATGCATCCAATCGGAAGCACTCTATTTAGAGCGGATTGAAAAAAAAACCGGCAAACTCATCGTTGCCAGCTGCTCTGTAGGGCCGCTGCTGGCAGGCAGCGAACCCATAAAACTTTTTTCTTTGCAGAATTACGGCCGGTGGTTGGGTTATGCTTTTCAGATCATTGACGATATTCTGGACCTCAAAGGGGACAGCAAAACCCTGGGCAAACCCACCGGACTGGATTTGAGCCAGGGTTACTTCACCCTGCCTCTGATCAAACTCGTGCATCACCCCCAGTACGGCAGTAGGACCGGCGAACTCTTAGACCGGCTGCCCGGGGACCCGGCTGCCTTGCAGGAGCTCACCAGCCTTTTGGAAGACTCAGGCGCCATTCATGCGGCACAGGAGGAGGCCAAAATGTTCGTGGAGGCTGCCAAGGAACAATTGGGTGTATTTCCTAGTTCTAACGCCACAAAAATGCTGGCTTCCATTGCAGATTATGTCCTGGAGCGCATGCATTAA
- a CDS encoding amino acid ABC transporter ATP-binding protein: protein MIRISNVSKSFGKLKVLQNVSLEVNQGEVVVIIGPSGSGKSTLLRCLNYLEVIDEGSITVNGFTIDNGKRHARSKEIYQLRQGIGMVFQRFNLFPHMTALENVIEGCITVKKMPVREAREKGMALLAKVGVADKADSYPGQLSGGQQQRVAIARSLAMEPQIMLFDEPTSALDPELVGEVLAVMKDLAREGMTMVVVTHEMGFAREVADRVIFMDEGRILEEGTPEVIFSEPKHSRTREFLRKLL from the coding sequence GTGATCCGTATTTCCAATGTCTCCAAAAGTTTTGGCAAGCTCAAAGTCTTGCAGAATGTGTCTTTAGAAGTAAACCAAGGGGAAGTTGTCGTTATCATCGGACCTAGCGGTTCCGGTAAAAGCACCCTCTTGCGCTGTTTAAATTACTTGGAAGTAATTGATGAAGGCTCGATCACGGTCAACGGTTTTACCATTGATAACGGTAAGCGTCATGCCAGGTCCAAGGAGATTTACCAACTGCGCCAGGGGATCGGGATGGTCTTCCAGCGGTTTAACCTCTTTCCCCATATGACTGCCTTGGAAAACGTCATCGAGGGATGTATTACCGTGAAGAAAATGCCTGTCCGGGAAGCCAGGGAAAAGGGGATGGCTTTGCTGGCTAAGGTGGGCGTGGCAGATAAGGCAGATTCCTATCCCGGCCAGTTGTCCGGTGGGCAGCAGCAACGGGTGGCTATTGCCCGTTCCCTGGCCATGGAGCCGCAGATTATGCTGTTCGATGAACCGACTTCCGCCCTAGACCCTGAATTAGTAGGAGAAGTACTGGCGGTCATGAAGGATCTGGCTCGAGAAGGGATGACCATGGTGGTGGTGACCCATGAAATGGGTTTTGCCAGGGAAGTGGCGGACCGGGTCATCTTTATGGATGAGGGACGGATACTGGAGGAAGGCACCCCGGAAGTAATCTTCAGCGAACCGAAGCATTCACGGACCAGGGAGTTTTTGCGGAAGCTTTTATAA
- a CDS encoding spore coat protein CotJB, with protein sequence MDPKRRELLRQIQELEFAAIELTLFMDIHPEQRQPVDDYNQIVERLKQVKAEYERYYGPLMAFGESKVDRWSWTDDPWPWEL encoded by the coding sequence ATGGATCCCAAAAGAAGAGAACTCTTACGCCAAATTCAAGAATTGGAATTTGCCGCTATTGAGCTGACCCTTTTTATGGACATCCACCCGGAACAAAGGCAACCTGTGGACGACTATAACCAGATTGTCGAACGTCTCAAGCAGGTGAAGGCAGAATACGAACGCTATTACGGGCCCCTGATGGCCTTTGGTGAATCAAAGGTCGACCGCTGGTCCTGGACCGATGATCCCTGGCCCTGGGAATTATAG
- a CDS encoding aconitate hydratase — translation MGKTLAEKIIEQHLVSGKMVPGEEIAIKIDQTLTQDATGTMAYLQFEALGIPRVKTKLSVSYVDHNTLQNGFENADDHRFLQTFSKKYGLYYSKAGNGICHQVHLERFAKPGDTLLGADSHTPTAGAMGMLAIGAGGLDVATAMAGEPFYLRMPSITKIELRGKPAPWVTAKDIILEVLRRLTVKGGVGKIIEYAGDGLQHLTVPERATITNMGAELGATTSIFPSDELTRQYLKAQGREEDWQPLAADPDAVYAEEIVIQLDELVPLVACPHSPDAVRPVAELGEIKVDQVVIGSCTNSSYKDLMQAAWILKGKRIHPDVSLVVAPGSRQVMKMLVDNGALGDLIMAGARILECACGPCVGVGQAPATNAVSVRTINRNFEGRSGTKSAQVYLASPEVAAAAALAGKLVDPRTLGEYRSVPMPDKFIIDDSMILPPAENGAEIEIIRGPNIKPLPINEALPEEIEAPVILKVGDNITTDHIVPAGSKVLPLRSNIPAISEYTFSGIDPAFAARAKEAGKSFIVGGENYGQGSSREHAALAPMYLGIKAVIAKSFARIHKANLINMGILPLTFVNSQDYDGIDRDDRLRVVNLPAQLQAGNKIVFQNLTKGTEIVLEHNLTGRELAIVLAGGLLNYVRKSRAH, via the coding sequence TTGGGCAAAACTCTGGCGGAAAAAATCATTGAGCAGCACTTAGTTTCAGGGAAAATGGTGCCGGGTGAAGAAATCGCTATCAAGATCGACCAAACCCTGACGCAGGACGCTACTGGCACCATGGCTTATTTGCAGTTTGAAGCCCTGGGGATCCCGAGAGTGAAAACGAAACTTTCGGTTAGTTACGTGGATCACAATACTTTACAGAACGGGTTTGAAAACGCCGACGATCACCGCTTTTTGCAGACTTTTTCCAAGAAATACGGTCTTTATTATTCCAAAGCCGGGAACGGTATCTGCCATCAAGTGCATTTGGAACGCTTTGCCAAGCCCGGTGACACGCTGCTGGGCGCTGACAGCCACACTCCTACCGCCGGGGCCATGGGGATGCTGGCCATCGGAGCCGGCGGTTTGGATGTAGCCACGGCGATGGCAGGAGAGCCTTTTTACCTCCGGATGCCCAGTATTACCAAAATCGAGCTGCGCGGTAAACCGGCTCCTTGGGTGACGGCGAAGGATATTATATTAGAAGTGTTACGCCGCTTAACAGTTAAAGGTGGCGTTGGGAAAATCATCGAATATGCCGGTGATGGACTGCAGCACCTGACCGTGCCTGAAAGGGCCACGATTACCAACATGGGGGCGGAACTCGGTGCTACCACCTCTATTTTTCCCAGCGATGAGTTAACCCGCCAGTATCTTAAGGCCCAGGGTAGGGAAGAGGACTGGCAGCCGCTGGCGGCGGATCCGGATGCCGTTTATGCCGAAGAAATCGTCATCCAACTGGACGAACTGGTGCCCCTGGTAGCCTGCCCCCATAGTCCTGATGCGGTGCGGCCTGTAGCGGAATTAGGGGAAATCAAGGTCGATCAAGTGGTGATAGGGAGCTGCACCAATTCCTCCTACAAAGACCTGATGCAAGCGGCTTGGATTCTGAAAGGAAAGAGAATCCATCCGGACGTGAGCCTGGTGGTGGCGCCGGGATCCCGCCAGGTGATGAAGATGCTAGTCGACAACGGGGCCCTGGGTGACCTGATCATGGCGGGAGCCCGTATCTTGGAGTGCGCCTGCGGTCCCTGCGTAGGGGTGGGACAAGCACCTGCCACCAATGCCGTTTCGGTGCGCACCATCAACCGCAACTTTGAGGGTCGAAGCGGGACCAAGAGTGCACAGGTGTATTTGGCCAGCCCGGAAGTGGCAGCCGCCGCAGCCCTGGCCGGGAAGCTGGTAGACCCGCGTACCCTGGGCGAATATCGCAGCGTCCCCATGCCGGACAAGTTTATCATCGACGACAGCATGATCTTGCCGCCGGCGGAAAACGGGGCGGAAATAGAGATTATCAGGGGTCCGAATATTAAACCCCTGCCGATCAATGAAGCTTTACCGGAGGAAATTGAGGCACCGGTTATTCTCAAAGTGGGGGACAATATTACTACCGACCATATCGTCCCAGCCGGTTCCAAAGTACTGCCCCTGCGTTCCAACATTCCTGCCATCTCGGAATATACTTTCTCCGGCATTGATCCTGCTTTTGCCGCCAGGGCTAAAGAAGCAGGCAAGAGTTTTATTGTCGGTGGCGAAAACTATGGGCAAGGTTCAAGCCGGGAGCATGCTGCGCTGGCGCCCATGTACCTGGGGATTAAAGCCGTGATCGCTAAATCCTTCGCTCGAATTCATAAAGCCAATTTGATTAACATGGGGATCCTGCCGCTTACTTTTGTTAACAGCCAGGATTACGACGGCATCGACCGGGATGATCGCTTGCGCGTTGTGAACCTGCCGGCACAGCTGCAAGCAGGGAACAAGATCGTGTTCCAGAACCTCACCAAGGGAACGGAAATCGTGCTGGAACACAACCTGACCGGCCGGGAGTTGGCCATTGTGCTGGCCGGTGGTCTGCTAAATTATGTAAGAAAATCACGGGCACACTGA
- a CDS encoding cytochrome b/b6 domain-containing protein: MQRHNLAVRIQHWLVVLSTFTLIFTGIGQMPVYKRYMVDQLPGLAWSSDYGITVMLHYIAGIVLVFAAVLHLCYLFFTKNYDIIPRKGDVKESFLIIKAMFGLGEEPPQGKYLAEQRLAYAYMVFWFAVIIITGIVKMIKNFPGVYLPAGFISLNTHLHNLSMIFLLLGIIAHLAAFLLKPNWPLVPSMFTGRVNPEYAKKRHPLWYYAKLHRTDKPSA, from the coding sequence ATGCAGCGACATAACCTGGCGGTCCGTATCCAACACTGGTTGGTGGTGCTCTCCACCTTTACGTTGATTTTTACCGGGATTGGCCAGATGCCCGTTTACAAGCGGTACATGGTGGACCAGTTACCCGGTTTAGCTTGGAGTTCAGATTATGGCATTACGGTGATGCTGCATTATATTGCCGGCATCGTGCTGGTCTTTGCCGCCGTTCTTCATCTTTGTTACCTGTTTTTTACGAAGAATTATGACATTATCCCCAGGAAAGGGGACGTGAAGGAAAGCTTCTTAATTATCAAGGCCATGTTCGGCCTGGGAGAAGAACCGCCCCAAGGGAAATACCTGGCGGAGCAGAGACTGGCCTACGCTTATATGGTCTTCTGGTTCGCTGTAATCATCATCACCGGGATAGTCAAGATGATCAAAAACTTCCCGGGCGTGTACTTGCCCGCAGGTTTTATATCCCTCAATACCCACCTACACAACTTGTCGATGATATTTCTCTTGCTCGGCATCATCGCCCATTTGGCGGCTTTCCTGCTAAAGCCCAACTGGCCTCTCGTGCCGAGTATGTTTACCGGTAGGGTTAATCCGGAATATGCCAAGAAGAGACATCCCTTGTGGTACTATGCGAAACTGCACCGGACGGATAAACCCTCAGCCTGA
- a CDS encoding spore coat associated protein CotJA has protein sequence MFNDPNAGIIRPPKLRLATAYVPWQRYGRTFSPREALMKGTLFPELYQPYGRY, from the coding sequence ATGTTTAACGATCCAAACGCCGGTATCATCAGGCCTCCCAAACTGAGGCTGGCCACGGCTTATGTTCCCTGGCAGCGCTACGGACGTACCTTTTCACCGCGGGAAGCCTTGATGAAAGGTACATTATTCCCTGAACTCTATCAACCTTACGGAAGATACTAG
- a CDS encoding amino acid ABC transporter substrate-binding protein, protein MERKSKRILLFLLVLGLAVALIGCSGSSEAPPPAREQGEQSQAEGDANAGEVVDALDVIKEKGVLVAGLDDSFAPMGFRDENNELVGFDIDMGEEIAKRMGIKIEWQPTDWDGVISALQTKRFDVIISGMTITEERAKQVNFTQPYVVAGVVALVRAGDDRVQTAEDLAGKVVGIQGGSSGEEVVKELEGLKEVKRYKQFPECLADLEIGRLDAAIVDVTVAAHFLALRPGVFEIATPLNEELFAIATRKEDTKLLDELNRIISEMKADGTLEQISMKWFGENVVPE, encoded by the coding sequence ATGGAGAGGAAGAGCAAAAGGATTTTATTATTTCTGCTAGTTCTTGGACTGGCGGTAGCTTTGATTGGCTGCAGCGGGAGTTCAGAGGCACCGCCGCCGGCAAGGGAACAGGGTGAGCAATCCCAGGCCGAAGGGGATGCCAATGCCGGTGAGGTAGTCGACGCTTTGGATGTAATTAAGGAAAAAGGAGTGCTGGTCGCCGGGCTGGATGATTCCTTCGCGCCCATGGGTTTCCGCGATGAGAATAATGAACTGGTTGGTTTTGACATTGATATGGGTGAGGAAATCGCCAAGCGCATGGGTATTAAGATTGAGTGGCAGCCGACCGATTGGGACGGTGTGATTTCCGCCCTGCAAACGAAAAGGTTTGACGTGATCATTTCCGGCATGACCATTACCGAGGAACGTGCTAAGCAGGTCAATTTCACCCAGCCCTATGTGGTAGCCGGTGTAGTGGCTCTGGTGAGAGCGGGAGATGACAGGGTCCAAACCGCCGAAGACTTGGCCGGGAAAGTGGTGGGTATTCAAGGCGGCAGCAGCGGGGAAGAAGTTGTGAAGGAACTGGAAGGCTTGAAGGAAGTCAAAAGATACAAGCAGTTCCCCGAGTGCCTGGCGGATCTGGAAATCGGCAGGCTTGATGCAGCCATCGTGGACGTAACCGTGGCGGCACACTTCTTGGCCCTGCGTCCCGGGGTTTTTGAGATTGCCACACCTTTGAACGAAGAATTGTTTGCCATTGCCACCCGGAAAGAGGATACCAAGTTGCTGGACGAGTTGAACAGGATCATATCCGAAATGAAGGCTGATGGCACTTTGGAACAGATTTCCATGAAATGGTTTGGTGAAAACGTCGTTCCAGAATAA